GAACTGGGCGTCACCTGTCGGGTCGAGGAGGCCGAAATGGCCCGCATTCCGAGGCAGGGACCGGTCGTGGTCGTCGCCAATCATCCTTTCGGAGCCGTGGAGGGTTTGATGCTGCTGGCCCTGCTGCGCCGCGTCCGTCCCGATGTCAAGGTCATGGCCAACTACCTGCTGTCGCGGATTCCCCAGCTTCAGGAGCTGGTCATCGCCGTCGATCCTTTCGGCGGCACCGGTGCCGCCAGGCGCAACCTTGCTCCTTTGCGGGAAAGTTTGCAGTGGCTGGAAAGAGGCGGCCTTCTACTGATTTTTCCGGCAGGTGAAGTGTCCCACTACCAACCTTCCCACCGGGCGATTGCCGATCCGCCCTGGAGCCGCACCCTGGCCCGTATCGTGCGCCGCAGCGGTGCTCCGGTGCTGCCGGTATTCCTGCCCGGACGCAACAGCCTGTTTTTTCAGTGCGCCGGCCTGATTCATCCCCGCCTGCGTACCGCCCTGCTGGCACGGGAGCTTCTCAACAAACAGGGCAGGAAGCTTTCCGTTCAGGTCGGCGTCCTGCTGCCATCCAAGCAGCTGAGTCGATTTGCTTCCGATCAGGAGTTGACCGACTATCTGCGTCTGCGCACCTACATGCTAGGCTGCGCTCCCCGCCCTCCGCGGGAGGATCCCGGCAAATCCGGTCCGGCGGAGGGTTCGGCCGATGATCCGGCCCGGCTCATCGCGACACAGGACCCCGATCTGCTTGCCGATGAGTTGTCGCGCCTGCCGAATGCTCAGAAACTTGCCGAAAACGGTGATCTGCAGGTTTGGCAGGCGGAAGCGGTCCAGATTCCCTACCTGCTGCTTGAAATCGGCCGGTTGCGGGAGGAAACGTTTCGGGCCGTGGGGGAGGGGACGGGCCGGCCTTTCGATCTCGACCGGTTCGACCGGCACTATCTGCATATTTTTCTCTGGCATCAGGAGCGCCGGGAGGTCGTCGGCGCCTATCGAATCGGACGGTGCGACCGAATCCTCGCCACCCAGGGAAAGGCGGGGCTTTACACCAGCACTCTGTTCAAGTATCGCAGCAAACTGTTTGAACGGCTGGGTCCGGCTCTGGAGCTGGGCCGCAGTTTCATCCGTTGCGAATATCAGCGTTCCTATGCGCCTCTGCTGCTGCTGTGGAAAGGGATCGGCCGTTTCGTGGTGGCCAATCCCCAATACCGGATCCTGTTCGGTCCGGTCAGCATCAGCCGGGACTACAGTGACATGTCCCGCCAGCTGATCGCCGGTTCGCTGCGCCACTCCCTGCAGCTGCCCCAACTGGCCCGGCTGGTCAAACCGCGGGTGCCCCTGGCGATCAAAAAGGTGCGGGTCAAGGGGTGCAAAACCGGTCTGGCTCAGACCTTCTGCTCCAATATCGAGGAGGTTTCCGCCCTGATCGCCGATATCGAAATCGAGCAGAAAGGCATTCCGGTGCTGCTTCGGCACTACCTCAACCTGGGAGGCAACCTTTTGGCCTTCAACGTGGACCGGGAATTCAGCGACGTGCTGGATGGTCTTATCCTGGTCGATCTGACCAAAACCGAAATCCGGACCCTGGAGCGCTATTTCGGCAAGACAGGCGCCCAGGCTTTCCTCAATTACCAGAACCTGGCAGGCATTCAGAGCGAGGCTCTGTGTGCATGAAAAGCAGGGGCCGAGGGCTGAGGGTCCTGATACCTGATACCGCT
The genomic region above belongs to Syntrophotaleaceae bacterium and contains:
- a CDS encoding lysophospholipid acyltransferase family protein, with protein sequence MTENQNPADIFRLSCPKNAPLPKRLLAAVVGPAFESLLGLKQCRRLYEKLPGGESSVDFSANALVELGVTCRVEEAEMARIPRQGPVVVVANHPFGAVEGLMLLALLRRVRPDVKVMANYLLSRIPQLQELVIAVDPFGGTGAARRNLAPLRESLQWLERGGLLLIFPAGEVSHYQPSHRAIADPPWSRTLARIVRRSGAPVLPVFLPGRNSLFFQCAGLIHPRLRTALLARELLNKQGRKLSVQVGVLLPSKQLSRFASDQELTDYLRLRTYMLGCAPRPPREDPGKSGPAEGSADDPARLIATQDPDLLADELSRLPNAQKLAENGDLQVWQAEAVQIPYLLLEIGRLREETFRAVGEGTGRPFDLDRFDRHYLHIFLWHQERREVVGAYRIGRCDRILATQGKAGLYTSTLFKYRSKLFERLGPALELGRSFIRCEYQRSYAPLLLLWKGIGRFVVANPQYRILFGPVSISRDYSDMSRQLIAGSLRHSLQLPQLARLVKPRVPLAIKKVRVKGCKTGLAQTFCSNIEEVSALIADIEIEQKGIPVLLRHYLNLGGNLLAFNVDREFSDVLDGLILVDLTKTEIRTLERYFGKTGAQAFLNYQNLAGIQSEALCA